In Elusimicrobiota bacterium, a genomic segment contains:
- a CDS encoding ATP-binding protein yields the protein MYNRIIDLKSLVARKSFFLFGPRQTGKSSLLRLLFPEATYIDLLEADTFRELTARPESLRQSLLPAHQSLLIVDEIQKLPMLLDEIQLLLDRNKSLRAILTGSSARKLKRGNANLLGGRAWSCSLHPLVSPEIPEGSLVQRLNRGGLPAIYSSEDFAEELKAYVGTYLKEEIQAEGLTRSIEGFSRFLEVAGLSSGEQLNYTSVANDAQVPARTVREHYRILTDTLLGDELPAYQKTTKRKPVSTAKFYLFDLGVANVLKKQSNLQPGSHAFGHGLEHLVFLELRAFLNYERKEDSLTYWRSRQSHYEVDFLVGDDVAIEVKSKTAVSPSDYSGLLALSEERCFKKRIVVCREPRPRHTDEGVEILPVEIFLKNLWEKTIF from the coding sequence CCCTGAGGCGACCTACATTGACCTATTGGAAGCCGACACTTTTCGGGAATTGACAGCGCGTCCCGAGTCTCTTCGACAATCGTTGTTGCCCGCCCATCAATCGTTGCTTATCGTAGACGAAATACAAAAACTTCCCATGTTGTTGGATGAAATTCAACTTTTGTTGGATCGGAATAAGTCACTACGGGCCATTTTAACAGGAAGCAGTGCGCGGAAGTTAAAGCGAGGGAACGCCAATCTTTTAGGGGGTCGGGCTTGGAGCTGTTCTCTCCACCCTTTGGTTTCCCCAGAAATCCCGGAGGGCTCCCTGGTCCAAAGGCTGAACCGGGGTGGACTGCCCGCGATTTATTCTTCTGAGGATTTTGCCGAGGAGCTCAAGGCGTATGTGGGGACTTATCTTAAAGAGGAGATTCAAGCGGAGGGATTAACACGTTCCATTGAAGGGTTTTCCCGTTTTTTAGAAGTGGCTGGTCTCTCCAGTGGGGAGCAATTAAATTATACCTCCGTGGCCAATGACGCCCAGGTTCCCGCGCGGACAGTTCGAGAGCATTACCGAATTTTAACGGATACGTTATTGGGGGACGAGCTCCCCGCCTACCAAAAAACCACCAAGCGAAAACCTGTATCCACAGCCAAGTTTTACCTTTTTGACCTGGGCGTGGCGAACGTTCTTAAAAAACAGTCTAACCTTCAGCCGGGGTCTCACGCTTTTGGCCACGGGTTGGAGCACCTCGTTTTTCTTGAACTGAGGGCCTTCTTGAATTACGAACGGAAGGAAGATTCCCTGACCTATTGGCGTTCACGTCAGTCCCACTATGAAGTCGATTTCCTGGTGGGGGATGATGTGGCCATTGAGGTCAAATCAAAAACCGCCGTTTCCCCCTCTGATTACAGTGGGCTTCTGGCGCTCAGTGAGGAGCGGTGTTTTAAAAAAAGAATAGTGGTGTGTCGGGAACCTCGCCCTCGCCATACCGATGAGGGTGTTGAAATTCTTCCCGTGGAGATCTTTTTAAAAAACCTTTGGGAAAAAACCATCTTCTGA